The nucleotide window cttttttatttttgtttaaatgtTTAGATATTTGTGTCCTGAACCATACCCAGAAGCCAacaatgaatttttaaagtctaATGGAATCAAGCTGTTCCAGTTTGGAATTGAAGGTTACAAGGTAAATTCTCCTTTTTTTTCCTACTCAAAATTGCTTGCTTTTTTATTCACACCAATTGAGCTTCTTAATTTGGTTTGAAATTTAAGATTTTTATTGGCAATTGAGATCAAATGTGTTTTTGATGAGGATCTTGGCCAAATAATTGCTCAAGTTCgtaatttttacatttaatgGCTTAGAATAGTATATCATTAGCTGGATAAGTGTCTTAAACACTAATGAAGGGCTAATTTAATTATGGTGGCCTACATGTCAATTATTATGTTGTGAATTAGCTTTTACTTGATTAAAGATTAGCTGCAAGATTGGGAAGAATGTTTTCTTTTTAGTCCCTTTTTCCGGTAATTGAAACTGTCTTGGATTGTGTGGAAAGCATTTGATTTCAGCTGTGCATTGTAGTCTTAAAGATTTGCTTATTGGTTTCAAATTCTAGTTTCAATCTATGAAGAACTTGAAGAACTGAGAATGCTTTATTTGTTTTGGTATATgatctaacatatatatatatgtgtgtgtgtgcatataGCGAGATTAGTtgcaaaaggtctttgcatgtcGGGTTTTGATTTTTCTGAACTTATTAAGCCTCTTATCTTCTTTACAGTTATTTTATAGTTTATGGACATATAATAGTGGGATGTCAATATATTATTGTCTTTTTGTCCATCAGCTCTTAGTTGCTTAGCTgctttatatatgtatgtatatatgtgtatatataacaCTTGCCTTCTATTATGTGTATGGGAAATTTTGCCTTAATCAATCAATAAGTCATTTGTGTTTTGCATATGAAAAGAGCAAGAGGTGTTTTCGGATTGATTATGATGGTACTATTTTTCAATTGGAGTTTCATGATAATGAGTCCAATAAATGTTGATTATAAAGGGTCAAATTTTACCAAAAGTCTGGATGACGCTTGATTCGTTGTCAAATGCGATATAATTTCAGTATCGTGTTAACGGATCTTCGATCTGCAAGTAAGGAAACAAAAAAGAGTTAACTGGTTTTGGTCCTGAAATGATATAAGATAATTAGTGCATGAGCTTAACATTATCATCATATGTATACTGGAGATCATGGCTACTACCTTGAATGTATGGTTGATTATAGTGTGATGATTTAAAGTGATTCGATGCCCTATGTTCATATCTAATGTCTTGTAGGTTTAGTATATATACTTTCTTTGTTCAAGGTTTAGAATTAGTAGCAGTgatatatatgtgtatgtatgtagCTGAGTTTAGGATCATTTTTATGTCTTGACAATCGGGATGTCCTACGTACTTTGAAACCATATCTTATGATAGAAACTAATTTACACATTTCATCCAGGAGCCATTTGTAAATATTCCACAGGACACAATCCGCGAAGCTCTAAAAACTCTACTTGGTACTACAAGCTTTTTAACATTTCCGAACATGGTTGATTAGTTTTCGATAAATCTAATTTTATCTTTCTGCAATGCAGATGTAAGGAATCATCCAGTTTTAATTCACTGTAAACGAGGAAAGGTAGTTGCATGTTAGTTTTTCGAGTTTCTTTATGAGAAAGTTAATACCTTCCGAGTTTGATAATGTTGTTTTGTTCTTGTATTTCCAGCACCGAACCGGTTGTCTCGTCGGATGCTTGAGGAAATTACAAAGATGGTGTTTGTCATCCATATTCGATGAGTACCAAAGATTTGCTGCGGCAAAAGCTAGAGTTTCCGATCAAAGGTTCATGGAATTGTTCGATATTTCTAGCCTGAAGCATCTACCAATGTCGTTTTCTTGCTTGAAAAGGTAATGAGTTCCCTGAATTCGAATAAAAGTCATACATAAAAGCAAATGTCCGGTTGCCATGGCAGATGCAACGATTATCCgagtagttatatatatataaaccatgtTTCATTCTGGAAATCATTGTTAGGTTTGTTTTAAGGTTTTTCAGACATATTTTTACAGCTATTCTTATTGTCATGATTATAGACAAGGCAGGTAGATTTAAAGCAATGTAAACACATGATTCTTGTTGACTACTTCAATAATTACCAATATTTCATATACAAAATAGTTTTTCATAAGATTCATTGGCAATATTGAAAAAAAATGTAACATTTATTTACTGTATAGTGCATGCATTCATCTATCAATTCAATGCTTTTAAGAACAATGGGTGTTGCATTGCTGTACAGTGCATGTGTGTCTTGTCTACCCTTTCAAAACCTTGGCCTTTCGTGGGTTCCAATGGACATATTTGTTATGTTCCCCTGCTGGAACGAACCTTTTTTTTAATTGCATTTTCTCCTTTTGGAATTAAGGTATTTTTATCCGTTTAAAATTCGTAATTGTTGTTTCTAATAATTATGTTATTTACTAGTTGGTTTCAAATTTGTTAGAATATGCAAGTTATTTTTGGAATTTAGTTCTCTTGTTTTTATtttgagaattttagtttttttcttaatttttgaatttaaaaataaaaatctaattattAATACCATTAAAATCagatttattatttcatttttattattctaaagttattaaatgagtatttatttttcaagtaaaatatataaaaaaatacgaAAGCTTCAAAACGTACATTAACCTTTCAAGTCTATTGGAGCCCAAACGTTTTGTACTTTTTCAAGTTCCCGGCAACATTTTGCAGCCTGAGATGCTAtagttgtcttttttttttttttctttgggttAATTTTCACCGGTCATCCTTTGGCTATAACTGAACTTCTAAATTGAATCTGACATTTGAAAAATATTATGGTATCAATCAGATTCTTCCATCGGTTTAGGCATTAAATAACAGTTCATTTGGATGAGGTATGAATAGGGTTTATGTTTAACactggtgtatatatatatatattaattttttaagacAAATCAGACAATTATTTATTTCAGATTATAGGTGATTGTATTGTTGGAGAATGTATGTCCCCCTCATTTTCATGAAATAGAAAGTCATGGTCTAACATTCTATGATGtatcaaaaataaaagaaattgtcAAAATCAACATTTTTGTACAAGTCGATATTCACAGGTTAAAATCCAAGTAGCCCAAAATATTAGCCACCAACAAGCCATGCTTTCGGCACCCCAACCTAGTTAGGCTTAGAGAAAGATGAGTTGGCCGAAACTtaaat belongs to Gossypium arboreum isolate Shixiya-1 chromosome 7, ASM2569848v2, whole genome shotgun sequence and includes:
- the LOC108470879 gene encoding tyrosine-protein phosphatase DSP1 translates to MKDDTATTTELIQNQHQKGNQEMCRATEVVSTVERVVDMSSPVMSQDELNLIPPLNFAMVDNGIFRSGFPDSANFSFLQTLRLRAIIYLCPEPYPEANNEFLKSNGIKLFQFGIEGYKEPFVNIPQDTIREALKTLLDVRNHPVLIHCKRGKHRTGCLVGCLRKLQRWCLSSIFDEYQRFAAAKARVSDQRFMELFDISSLKHLPMSFSCLKR